The Lactuca sativa cultivar Salinas chromosome 2, Lsat_Salinas_v11, whole genome shotgun sequence genome includes a window with the following:
- the LOC111889468 gene encoding ATPase family AAA domain-containing protein FIGL1: MPQEIIARQREYLAGQIGNGVTGNLASFKANGASTEKGVGLLRGPDGQLPQQLRNIEPRLIEQISNEIIDSNTNVHWDDIAGLHHAKKCVNEMVIWPLLRPDIFKGCRSQGRGLLLFGPPGTGKTMIGKAIAGESKATFFYISASSVTSMWVGEGEKLVRALFGVARCHQPAVIFVDEIDSLLSKHESTRRIKTQFLIEMERFGGSEQILLIGATNRPQDLDEAARRRLTKRFYITLPSAEARAWIIRTLLNKDGLFKLSKKDIDTICKLTDGYSGSDMTNLVKDASMGPIREVLKQGGEITNLKMEDMRSVTLKDFKDALKEVRPSVSWNELRIYEEWNNQFGSLSTSTI; the protein is encoded by the exons ATGCCACAGGAAATTATTGCTAGGCAAAGGGAATATTTGGCTGGACAAATAGGCAATGGTGTCACAGGTAATCTAGCATCATTTAAAGCTAATGGTGCTTCAACAGAAAAAGG CGTGGGTTTGCTACGTGGTCCTGATGGTCAACTTCCACAGCAGTTGAGGAATATAGAGCCTCGACTTATTGAGCAGATTAGTAATGAGATAATTGACTCTAATACCAATGTTCACTGGGATGATATCG CTGGATTGCATCATGCGAAAAAATGTGTAAATGAGATGGTGATATGGCCTTTGTTACGCCCTGATATTTTCAAAGGCTGTCGTTCTCAAGGAAGAGGACTTCTTTTATTTGGTCCCCCG GGAACAGGTAAAACAATGATAGGTAAAGCTATTGCTGGAGAGTCTAAAGCAACATTTTTCTACATATCTGCGAGTTCAGTAACAAGCATGtgg gTGGGAGAGGGTGAAAAGCTAGTTCGGGCTCTTTTTGGAGTTGCCAGATGTCATCAGCCAGCAGTAATATTTGTGGATGAAATTGATTCTCTGTTGTCCAAG CATGAGTCAACCAGGCGAATTAAGACACAGTTTCTTATTGAAATGGAAAGATTCGGTGGAAGTGAACAAATTCTACTCATAG GAGCAACAAATAGACCACAAGATTTAGATGAAGCAGCTAGGAGGCGATTGACCAAGAGATTTTATATTACACTCCCTTCAGCAG AAGCAAGAGCCTGGATAATCCGTACTCTTTTGAACAAGGATGGACTTTTTAAACTCTCAAAGAAGGATATTGATACCATATGCAAATTAACAGATG gGTATTCAGGATCTGATATGACAAATTTAGTCAAAGATGCTTCCATGGGTCCAATCAGAGAGGTTTTGAAACAAGGGGGCGAGATTACTAATCTTAAAATGGAGGATATGAGATCAGTTACTCTAAAG GACTTTAAGGATGCACTAAAGGAGGTGAGACCTTCTGTTTCTTGGAACGAACTTCGAATATATGAAGAGTGGAACAACCAATTTGGAAGTTTATCGACATCAACCATCTAG